One Pectobacterium colocasium DNA segment encodes these proteins:
- a CDS encoding epoxyqueuosine reductase QueH, whose protein sequence is MQNVKTAALQRPRLSLPNNADKLLLHSCCAPCSGEVMEAITASGIDYTIFFYNPNIHPQREYLIRKEENIRFAEQHNVPFIDADYDTDNWFERAKGMEWEPERGIRCTMCFDMRFERTALYAAENGFSVISSSLGISRWKNMQQINECGQNAAQKYPGITYWDYNWRKGGGSSRMIEISKRERFYQQEYCGCIYSLRDSNKHRKSQGRDIIRIGKLYYGDEAE, encoded by the coding sequence ATGCAGAACGTCAAAACCGCTGCGCTGCAACGCCCGCGGCTTTCTCTGCCGAATAATGCCGACAAGCTGCTGCTGCACTCCTGCTGCGCGCCCTGCTCTGGTGAAGTCATGGAAGCCATCACCGCTTCTGGCATCGACTACACCATTTTCTTTTATAACCCTAACATCCACCCGCAGCGTGAATACCTGATCCGCAAAGAGGAAAATATCCGCTTCGCCGAACAGCATAACGTGCCGTTCATCGATGCCGACTACGATACGGATAACTGGTTCGAGCGCGCCAAAGGCATGGAGTGGGAACCCGAACGTGGCATTCGCTGCACCATGTGTTTCGATATGCGCTTCGAGCGCACCGCGCTGTACGCCGCAGAAAACGGTTTTAGCGTCATTTCCAGTTCACTGGGAATTTCCCGCTGGAAAAACATGCAGCAGATTAACGAATGTGGCCAGAACGCCGCGCAGAAATATCCCGGCATCACCTACTGGGATTACAACTGGCGCAAAGGCGGCGGTTCATCGCGCATGATCGAAATCAGCAAGCGCGAACGTTTCTATCAACAGGAGTATTGCGGCTGCATTTATTCTCTGCGCGACTCCAACAAGCATCGAAAATCACAGGGACGCGATATTATTCGCATCGGTAAACTGTATTACGGCGACGAAGCCGAATAA
- the dusC gene encoding tRNA dihydrouridine(16) synthase DusC translates to MRVLLAPMEGVLDSLVRELLTEVNDYDLCITEFLRVVDQCLPVKSFYRLCPELHHASRTPSGTLVRVQLLGQYPQWLAENAARAVELGSYGVDLNCGCPSKLVNGSGGGATLLKDPELIYQGAKAMREAVPAHLPVTVKIRLGWDSGDRQFEIADAVQQAGASELVVHGRTKEDGYKAECINWQAIGKIRQRLRIPVIANGEIWDWQSAQDCMATTGCDAVMIGRGALNVPNLSRVIKYNEPRMPWPEVMLLLQKYVQLEKQGDTGMYHVARIKQWLGYLRKEYDDATELFSEIRTLKTSADIARVIGEP, encoded by the coding sequence ATGCGTGTTCTGCTTGCCCCGATGGAAGGTGTTCTCGACTCATTAGTGCGAGAACTGCTGACTGAAGTAAATGATTATGACCTGTGCATCACCGAGTTTTTACGCGTGGTGGATCAGTGTCTGCCGGTGAAGTCCTTTTATCGCCTTTGCCCTGAATTGCACCACGCCAGTCGCACGCCGTCCGGCACGCTGGTGCGCGTGCAGCTACTGGGACAATATCCACAGTGGCTGGCGGAAAATGCGGCGCGGGCCGTTGAGCTAGGTTCGTATGGCGTCGATCTCAACTGCGGTTGTCCGTCCAAGCTGGTGAACGGCAGCGGTGGCGGGGCGACGCTGTTAAAAGATCCCGAGCTGATTTATCAGGGCGCGAAAGCGATGCGTGAGGCGGTGCCAGCTCATCTGCCGGTTACAGTGAAAATACGGCTGGGCTGGGATTCCGGCGATCGCCAGTTTGAAATCGCCGACGCGGTGCAACAAGCGGGCGCAAGCGAACTGGTCGTGCATGGTCGCACCAAAGAGGACGGGTACAAAGCCGAATGCATTAACTGGCAGGCAATAGGGAAAATCCGCCAGCGATTGCGGATTCCGGTGATCGCCAACGGCGAAATCTGGGACTGGCAGAGTGCGCAGGACTGCATGGCGACAACGGGTTGCGACGCAGTGATGATCGGGCGAGGGGCGCTGAATGTGCCGAACCTGAGCCGCGTGATTAAGTATAACGAACCGCGTATGCCGTGGCCGGAGGTCATGCTGCTGCTACAAAAATACGTGCAGTTGGAAAAACAGGGCGACACGGGAATGTATCACGTCGCACGCATCAAACAGTGGCTGGGCTATTTGCGTAAAGAGTACGACGACGCCACCGAGTTATTCAGCGAGATCCGTACCTTGAAAACATCGGCAGACATCGCGCGTGTGATTGGTGAGCCGTAG